Proteins from a genomic interval of Nocardia sp. BMG51109:
- a CDS encoding dihydroxy-acid dehydratase — translation MITHPVVTEVTARIVDRSIASRRRYLDRIYADQSDGPARMSLPGSNLAHGVAAGTPDDEHALRGRAHPDIAVVSAYNDLLAVPPYRDLPGLLRDVVADSGGVAQFAGGVPALSDGVVRGQPGSELSLFSRDVIAMSTAIALSHNMFDGALLLGAGDEVVPGMVIGALAFGHLPVVVVPAGPGPAGPPRTGSDQLLMEVMGLHLPGTSFVPQDTPLRAAFTVAAGRRVVELTGPRGGTAPIGAIVDERSVVNGVAALLATGGATSHTLHLVAIAAAAGIDLRWDDFADLSAVVPTLARIHPDGDADAGAFHAAGGTAFLIGELLDAGVLHDDVITVAGHGLRRHYCRRPALDDAGAIRWKQRGSGSGDTTVLRSATDPFAADGSLRILSGPLGRAVVRLPATGRGHRVVRAPARVYDSPEDVLVDLRTGELDRDAVVVVRFQGPRAGGMPELSTLVPALDTLAERGYSVAVVTDGRLSAAPGTVPVAVHLTPEAAVDGPLSRIADGDLIELDTEAGRLDILIDPVTFHDRAPAVRTAPSLGSGRELFGCFRAAVGPADRGATVFGTGR, via the coding sequence ATGATCACGCACCCCGTGGTCACCGAGGTGACCGCCCGGATAGTCGATCGCAGCATCGCCTCCCGCCGCCGCTATCTGGACCGCATCTATGCGGACCAGTCGGACGGTCCGGCTCGAATGTCGTTGCCGGGCAGCAATCTCGCGCACGGGGTCGCCGCGGGCACCCCGGACGACGAACACGCGCTGCGTGGTCGCGCGCATCCCGATATCGCGGTGGTATCCGCCTACAACGATCTGCTCGCGGTGCCTCCGTATCGGGATCTTCCGGGGTTGCTGCGCGACGTGGTCGCCGATTCGGGCGGTGTCGCCCAGTTCGCGGGCGGCGTACCCGCGCTGAGCGACGGCGTCGTCCGGGGGCAGCCGGGCTCGGAACTGTCGCTGTTCAGCCGCGATGTGATCGCCATGTCGACCGCGATCGCTTTGTCCCACAACATGTTCGACGGGGCACTGCTGCTCGGCGCGGGCGACGAGGTGGTGCCCGGCATGGTGATCGGCGCCCTGGCCTTCGGCCATCTCCCGGTCGTCGTGGTGCCCGCCGGGCCCGGGCCGGCCGGACCGCCGCGCACCGGCTCCGACCAGCTGCTGATGGAGGTCATGGGTCTGCATCTGCCGGGAACGAGCTTCGTGCCACAGGACACGCCGCTGCGCGCGGCGTTCACGGTGGCCGCCGGTCGGCGCGTCGTCGAGCTCACCGGCCCGCGCGGCGGCACGGCGCCGATCGGTGCGATCGTCGACGAACGCTCCGTGGTGAACGGCGTCGCGGCGCTGCTGGCGACCGGCGGTGCCACCAGCCACACGCTGCACCTGGTGGCGATCGCCGCCGCGGCCGGAATCGACCTGCGCTGGGACGATTTCGCGGATCTGTCCGCGGTGGTCCCGACGCTGGCGCGGATCCATCCCGACGGCGACGCGGACGCCGGCGCCTTCCACGCGGCCGGCGGTACCGCGTTTCTCATCGGCGAGCTGCTCGACGCCGGAGTGCTGCACGACGACGTCATCACCGTTGCCGGACACGGGCTCCGGCGCCACTACTGCCGCCGCCCGGCCCTGGACGACGCCGGCGCCATCCGGTGGAAGCAGCGGGGGAGCGGGAGCGGTGACACGACCGTCTTACGTTCCGCGACAGATCCTTTCGCCGCGGACGGCAGCCTGCGGATACTCTCCGGACCGCTCGGCCGGGCGGTGGTCAGGCTGCCGGCGACCGGCCGCGGGCACCGCGTGGTCCGCGCCCCCGCCCGGGTATACGACAGTCCGGAGGACGTGCTGGTCGACCTGCGCACCGGGGAACTCGACCGCGATGCCGTCGTGGTCGTCCGGTTCCAGGGTCCGCGCGCCGGCGGCATGCCCGAACTGAGCACCCTCGTGCCCGCCCTCGACACGCTGGCGGAGCGCGGCTACTCCGTCGCCGTCGTGACCGACGGCCGCCTGTCGGCCGCCCCGGGAACGGTGCCGGTCGCGGTCCACCTCACCCCGGAGGCCGCCGTCGACGGCCCGCTCTCCCGCATCGCCGACGGCGATCTCATCGAGCTGGATACCGAGGCCGGCCGGCTCGACATCCTCATCGATCCGGTTACGTTCCACGATCGCGCACCGGCCGTCCGGACCGCGCCGTCCCTCGGCAGCGGCCGCGAGCTGTTCGGCTGTTTCCGGGCTGCCGTCGGTCCCGCCGACCGCGGAGCGACCGTCTTCGGCACCGGGAGATGA
- a CDS encoding phosphotransferase enzyme family protein: MNGESQIRSVLESACAAAGLSADGAEAISVGENAVYRLPGHIVARISRPGRSGVARREVAVSRWLAASGMRAVRVVREAPQSVAIDGRPVVFWRELPPHGVSRPVVVAGALRRLHGLPPPVDIGLRVLRPFARLDGRIDAATGTSDEQRCWMRGHLASLARRWADLPKGLPWCVIHGDAHEGNIVTADDGEAIVLDLERFCIGPPEWDLVQTAVNRATCGWITGDEYAAFTAAYGFDVMRWEGFELLRDIREFRMTAWLLQQVAERPQLRDQAVHRLACLRGEHGARPWTGWAPVY, translated from the coding sequence ATGAACGGCGAGTCCCAGATCCGGTCGGTCCTCGAATCCGCCTGTGCGGCGGCCGGTCTGTCGGCGGACGGGGCCGAGGCGATCAGCGTCGGGGAGAACGCCGTCTACCGGCTGCCGGGACATATCGTCGCCCGGATCTCCCGGCCGGGCCGATCGGGGGTGGCCCGGCGGGAGGTGGCGGTGTCGCGGTGGCTGGCGGCGTCCGGGATGCGGGCGGTCCGAGTCGTCCGGGAGGCGCCGCAGTCGGTAGCGATCGACGGCCGGCCGGTGGTGTTCTGGCGCGAACTGCCGCCGCACGGCGTCAGCCGGCCGGTCGTCGTGGCCGGCGCGCTCCGGCGGCTGCACGGCCTGCCGCCGCCGGTCGATATCGGCCTGCGGGTATTGCGGCCGTTCGCCCGGCTGGACGGCAGGATCGACGCCGCGACCGGCACCAGCGACGAGCAACGGTGCTGGATGCGCGGCCATCTGGCGTCGCTCGCGCGGCGCTGGGCGGATCTGCCGAAGGGCCTGCCCTGGTGCGTGATTCACGGCGACGCGCACGAGGGCAATATAGTCACCGCCGACGACGGCGAGGCGATCGTGCTGGATCTGGAGCGATTCTGCATCGGCCCGCCGGAGTGGGACCTGGTGCAGACCGCGGTCAACCGGGCGACCTGCGGATGGATCACCGGCGACGAGTACGCGGCCTTCACCGCCGCGTACGGCTTCGATGTCATGCGGTGGGAGGGATTCGAACTACTGCGCGACATTCGCGAGTTCCGCATGACGGCGTGGCTCCTGCAGCAGGTGGCGGAGCGTCCCCAGCTGCGTGACCAGGCCGTCCATCGCCTCGCGTGCCTGCGCGGTGAGCACGGTGCGCGTCCCTGGACGGGATGGGCGCCGGTGTACTGA
- a CDS encoding XRE family transcriptional regulator yields the protein MVGHLVPNMKLQRLLRESGMTQRQLADLLNAHVEQRGGKPGRYTDETIRRYLRGERTWPNPRYREAFRHIFDVASDHDLGFYDQRSTPTLVADTTEEESVRRSDFFRVALGTAATFAASVPLKDLTRLTQPTPVPSVVGRTEIQQVLNTAHVFSTWDNTYGGGLVREAVAAQLTYAVELLNARCAAGHRPDLLTAVGFLGQISAWMAFDAFAHDDARRMLRLALTCAEQAGDPHLRAEVLSRMARQAIWCGDPDSGLTLSELALVRAEQLTPTERANLHSVRARALAALHRVDETVRAVGQADDEFDNRVPDNDPPWMAYYDAAQHGGDTGHALYPLAVHGRFRSEARHRLETAVDGHGDTYVRSRAFARLKLASLVMATCDPAEGAAIGQSALDDAAHVRSHRADWYLRELNSLAATHSTLDGVVDLRRRLGGLTA from the coding sequence ATGGTCGGACATCTGGTGCCCAATATGAAATTGCAGCGTCTCTTGCGCGAGTCCGGCATGACCCAGCGGCAACTCGCTGACCTGCTGAATGCCCACGTCGAGCAGCGCGGCGGTAAGCCGGGCCGCTACACCGACGAAACGATCAGACGTTACCTGCGCGGCGAACGCACCTGGCCGAACCCCCGCTACCGCGAGGCTTTTCGGCACATCTTCGACGTCGCCTCCGACCACGACTTGGGATTCTACGACCAGCGTTCGACTCCGACGCTGGTTGCCGACACCACCGAGGAGGAAAGCGTGCGTCGATCGGACTTTTTCCGTGTGGCGTTGGGCACAGCGGCGACGTTCGCCGCATCAGTGCCCCTGAAGGATTTGACCAGGCTCACGCAGCCGACACCGGTTCCGTCCGTGGTGGGCCGGACCGAGATCCAGCAGGTGCTGAACACGGCGCACGTCTTCAGCACCTGGGACAACACCTACGGTGGGGGTCTGGTCCGGGAAGCCGTTGCCGCACAACTGACTTACGCGGTCGAGCTGCTGAATGCCCGGTGCGCCGCCGGTCATCGGCCCGACCTGCTGACCGCGGTGGGATTCCTGGGCCAGATCTCGGCGTGGATGGCCTTCGACGCGTTCGCCCACGACGACGCCCGGCGCATGCTCCGGCTGGCGTTGACCTGCGCCGAGCAGGCCGGTGACCCGCATCTGCGCGCCGAGGTGCTGTCGCGCATGGCACGCCAGGCCATCTGGTGCGGCGATCCCGACAGCGGCCTGACCCTGTCCGAACTGGCCCTGGTGCGCGCCGAGCAACTGACGCCGACCGAACGGGCCAACCTGCACTCGGTGCGGGCACGGGCGCTGGCGGCGCTCCATCGGGTGGACGAAACCGTCCGGGCGGTCGGGCAGGCCGACGACGAATTCGACAATCGCGTGCCGGACAACGACCCCCCGTGGATGGCCTACTACGACGCCGCCCAGCACGGTGGCGACACCGGGCACGCCCTGTATCCGCTCGCGGTCCACGGCCGGTTCCGGTCCGAGGCGCGGCACCGGCTGGAGACCGCCGTCGACGGCCACGGGGACACCTATGTCCGGTCCCGCGCCTTCGCCCGCCTGAAGCTGGCCTCGCTGGTGATGGCCACCTGCGATCCCGCGGAAGGTGCGGCGATCGGGCAGTCGGCGCTCGACGACGCCGCCCATGTTCGCTCGCACCGGGCGGATTGGTATCTGCGCGAACTGAACTCGCTGGCGGCGACGCACAGCACGCTGGACGGGGTCGTGGATCTGCGGCGCCGCCTGGGCGGTCTGACCGCCTGA
- a CDS encoding SURF1 family protein, whose amino-acid sequence MRRLTFLLRPSWVILAVVVVAFAYLCFTVLAPWQLGKNDRTSHRNDLIADSVRAAPVDVTTLLNGTATDDTEWRRVVATGSYVPGSTVLERLQRLNDKPAYGVLATFRLDDGRTLLIDRGLVPAADGVRIPPIAEPPAGPQRIEGRVRRSEGVIPGRDPAAQEGFRQVYSIDTGQLSAVLGAPIDTVPPDGYLQLTEGQPGAFTPPPLPQLDSGPYLSYGLQWIAFGIMAPLGLGYFVWAELRERRREKAAATTGTTGAPTDSEAPAGTPPAPRSNADRLADRYGNARR is encoded by the coding sequence CTGCGCCGGCTCACCTTCCTGCTGCGACCCAGCTGGGTGATCCTGGCCGTCGTGGTGGTGGCGTTCGCCTACCTCTGCTTCACGGTGCTCGCGCCCTGGCAGCTGGGCAAGAACGACCGCACCTCGCATCGCAACGACCTCATCGCCGATTCGGTGCGCGCCGCACCCGTCGACGTCACGACGCTGCTGAACGGCACGGCGACCGACGACACCGAATGGCGCCGGGTCGTCGCCACCGGCAGCTACGTTCCCGGCTCCACGGTGCTGGAACGGCTGCAGCGGCTGAACGACAAGCCCGCCTACGGCGTGCTCGCCACCTTCCGGCTCGACGACGGCCGGACGCTGCTGATCGATCGCGGCCTGGTCCCCGCCGCGGACGGCGTGCGCATTCCGCCGATCGCCGAACCACCGGCCGGCCCGCAGCGCATCGAGGGCCGGGTACGCCGGTCGGAGGGGGTGATTCCGGGCAGGGACCCGGCGGCCCAGGAGGGCTTCCGGCAGGTGTATTCGATCGACACCGGACAGCTGTCGGCCGTGCTCGGCGCGCCGATCGATACGGTCCCGCCCGACGGCTACCTGCAGCTGACCGAGGGTCAGCCGGGCGCCTTCACCCCGCCCCCGTTGCCGCAACTCGACTCCGGCCCCTATTTGTCCTACGGCCTGCAGTGGATCGCCTTCGGGATCATGGCACCGCTCGGCCTCGGCTACTTCGTCTGGGCCGAACTGCGCGAGCGCCGCCGGGAGAAGGCGGCGGCCACCACCGGAACGACCGGCGCGCCAACCGATTCCGAGGCGCCGGCCGGCACGCCGCCCGCACCGCGTTCCAACGCCGACCGGCTGGCCGACCGATACGGCAACGCCCGCCGCTGA
- a CDS encoding low molecular weight protein-tyrosine-phosphatase, giving the protein MAVVGELHVTFICTGNICRSPMAEKIFAAHLERAGLADRVRVSSAGTTAWHVGSEADPRTTALLVRHGYPIGHVAAMIGADHLDADLLVALATSHERDLARLGVPRARRRLLRSFDPGADGRSVPDPYDGDTAEFELVREQIEAAVPGLLGWVHEQLGEPGDGR; this is encoded by the coding sequence ATGGCTGTCGTGGGCGAGCTGCATGTGACCTTCATCTGTACCGGCAACATCTGCCGGTCGCCGATGGCCGAGAAGATCTTCGCCGCGCATCTCGAGCGAGCCGGGCTCGCCGACCGGGTACGCGTCAGCAGTGCCGGCACCACCGCCTGGCACGTCGGGTCGGAGGCCGATCCGCGGACCACCGCGCTGCTGGTCCGGCACGGCTATCCGATCGGGCACGTCGCCGCCATGATCGGCGCCGACCACCTGGACGCCGACCTGCTGGTCGCCCTCGCCACCTCGCACGAGCGCGACCTGGCCCGGCTGGGCGTCCCCCGCGCCCGCCGCCGCCTGCTGCGCAGCTTCGACCCCGGGGCCGACGGCCGGTCCGTACCCGACCCCTACGACGGCGACACCGCCGAGTTCGAACTGGTCCGCGAGCAGATCGAGGCGGCCGTACCGGGCCTGCTCGGCTGGGTCCACGAACAACTCGGCGAGCCCGGCGACGGCCGATGA
- the cobC gene encoding Rv2231c family pyridoxal phosphate-dependent protein CobC, whose product MSRDGPGDEAGGGVDRAALRHHGDADVRPGMLDFAVNVQGSAPPEWLRERLAARVSDLGCYPDAGEESAARAAVAARHGRRPEEVLLLAGAAEGFAMLPRLAPDQAAVIHPSFTEPELALREAGVPVAQAILEPPYRLDPAAVPDAADLVVLGNPTNPTSVLHPASAIHALRRPGRIVVVDEAFADAVPGEPESVAGQSLPDVLVLRSLTKTWALAGLRCGYFLGPAPLLARLNHGRAHWPLGTLQLEAVAATAGPAAVAESGSRAERIAADRAAMIPRLRELGIEVHEPAHGPFLLIRVPDAELLRKRLADKGIVVRRGDTFPGLAPGHLRLAVRGRAEVDRLITALREIGP is encoded by the coding sequence ATGAGCCGGGATGGTCCGGGGGACGAGGCCGGGGGCGGGGTGGACCGGGCGGCACTGCGGCATCACGGTGATGCGGATGTGCGTCCCGGGATGCTGGACTTCGCGGTGAACGTGCAGGGGAGTGCGCCGCCGGAGTGGCTGCGGGAACGGCTGGCGGCGAGGGTGTCCGATCTCGGGTGCTATCCCGATGCGGGCGAGGAGTCCGCCGCCCGCGCGGCCGTGGCGGCGCGGCACGGGCGCAGGCCCGAGGAGGTGCTGTTGCTCGCGGGCGCGGCCGAGGGGTTCGCCATGCTGCCCAGGCTCGCGCCGGATCAGGCGGCGGTGATCCACCCGTCGTTCACCGAACCCGAACTGGCGCTGCGGGAGGCCGGGGTGCCCGTCGCCCAGGCGATCCTGGAACCGCCGTACCGGCTGGATCCGGCGGCCGTCCCGGACGCCGCCGACCTGGTGGTGCTCGGCAACCCGACCAACCCGACCTCCGTGCTGCATCCCGCCTCGGCGATCCACGCGCTGCGGCGGCCGGGGCGGATCGTCGTGGTCGACGAGGCATTCGCCGACGCGGTGCCGGGCGAGCCGGAGTCGGTTGCCGGACAATCCCTTCCGGACGTCCTGGTACTGCGCAGCCTCACCAAGACCTGGGCGCTGGCGGGACTGCGCTGCGGATACTTCCTGGGCCCGGCGCCGCTGCTGGCGCGGCTGAACCACGGCCGCGCGCACTGGCCGCTGGGCACCTTGCAGCTGGAAGCCGTTGCCGCGACGGCCGGCCCGGCCGCCGTCGCCGAATCCGGTTCGCGCGCCGAGCGTATCGCCGCCGACCGCGCCGCCATGATCCCGCGCCTGCGCGAACTCGGCATCGAGGTGCACGAGCCCGCACACGGCCCGTTCCTCCTGATCCGCGTCCCCGACGCCGAACTCCTCCGCAAACGCCTGGCGGACAAGGGAATAGTCGTCCGCCGCGGCGACACCTTCCCCGGGCTCGCCCCCGGACATCTGCGCCTGGCAGTGCGCGGCCGCGCCGAGGTGGACCGATTGATCACCGCGCTGCGGGAGATCGGCCCGTGA
- a CDS encoding Nif3-like dinuclear metal center hexameric protein — translation MTQSEAVTQSESVVLSELVGALDAAYPPALAESWDSVGLVCGDPAEPVARVLFAVDATAAVVDEALEWGAQALVVHHPLLLRGVDTVAASTPKGALLHRLIRGGCALFTAHTNADSADPGVSDALARTLGLAVTGPVDPEPAAAVDEWEVQVPSEHTDAVLAAMFAAGAGGSGHYRDCCWQAPGTGQFRPLEGANPAVGRVGALERVAEDRIEVVAPPSARAAVLAAIRAAHPYEQPAFHVTERAALPSGLGLGRVGTLSHPESLRAFTARVRAALPGTVWGVRAAGDPDRVIRTVAVCGGAGDSFLGTVSRLGVDAYVTADLRHHPADEHLRAGGPALIDAAHWATEFPWCEQAQGVVRKALPSLETRVSTLRTDPWTLGAADG, via the coding sequence GTGACGCAGTCGGAAGCGGTGACGCAGTCGGAATCCGTGGTGCTGTCGGAACTGGTCGGTGCGCTGGATGCGGCCTATCCGCCGGCGCTGGCCGAATCGTGGGATTCGGTGGGGCTGGTGTGCGGCGATCCGGCGGAACCGGTGGCGCGGGTGCTGTTCGCCGTGGACGCGACCGCCGCGGTGGTGGACGAGGCGCTCGAGTGGGGCGCACAGGCTTTGGTGGTGCACCATCCGCTGCTGTTGCGGGGCGTCGACACCGTGGCGGCGAGCACGCCGAAGGGCGCGCTGCTGCACCGGCTGATCCGCGGCGGGTGTGCGCTGTTCACCGCCCACACCAACGCCGACTCCGCCGACCCGGGCGTCTCCGATGCGCTGGCCCGGACCCTGGGACTCGCCGTTACCGGCCCGGTCGACCCCGAACCCGCTGCCGCCGTGGACGAATGGGAGGTCCAGGTGCCGAGCGAGCACACCGACGCCGTGCTGGCGGCGATGTTCGCGGCCGGTGCGGGCGGCAGCGGCCACTACCGCGACTGCTGCTGGCAGGCGCCGGGCACCGGGCAGTTCCGGCCGCTCGAGGGCGCGAATCCGGCCGTCGGCAGGGTGGGCGCGCTGGAGCGCGTCGCGGAGGACCGGATCGAGGTGGTGGCCCCGCCGTCCGCGCGTGCCGCCGTGCTGGCGGCGATCCGCGCGGCACATCCGTACGAACAGCCGGCCTTCCACGTCACCGAACGGGCCGCGCTGCCGTCGGGTCTGGGCCTGGGCCGGGTGGGCACGCTGTCGCACCCGGAATCGTTGCGCGCCTTCACCGCCCGCGTGCGCGCCGCCCTGCCCGGCACGGTGTGGGGCGTGCGGGCGGCGGGCGATCCGGACCGCGTGATCCGGACCGTGGCGGTGTGCGGCGGCGCCGGAGACTCCTTCCTGGGCACCGTCTCCCGGCTCGGCGTCGACGCCTACGTCACCGCCGACCTCCGCCACCACCCCGCCGACGAACACCTGCGCGCCGGCGGCCCGGCACTGATCGACGCCGCCCACTGGGCCACCGAATTCCCCTGGTGCGAGCAAGCGCAGGGGGTAGTTCGAAAGGCGTTGCCCAGCTTGGAGACTCGGGTCTCGACCCTTCGCACCGACCCGTGGACCCTGGGCGCCGCCGACGGCTGA
- a CDS encoding OsmC family protein, translating to MHRYEVEVAWSGATTGHREYSRNHEAFAPGRPPLPSSADPDFARGDADRWNPELLLIAALSECHMLWYLHLCTEAGIVVTDYRDTAEGTMDNTRFQQVTLRPRVTVTDAAHTETARDLHAKAHERCFVANSMNFPVGHEPTIVTA from the coding sequence ATGCATCGTTACGAGGTGGAGGTCGCTTGGAGCGGCGCGACGACCGGTCACCGGGAGTACTCGCGCAATCACGAGGCATTCGCGCCGGGACGCCCGCCGCTGCCGAGCAGTGCCGATCCGGATTTCGCCCGCGGCGACGCCGATCGCTGGAATCCGGAGCTGCTGCTGATCGCGGCGCTGTCCGAATGTCACATGCTGTGGTATCTGCACCTGTGCACCGAGGCGGGCATCGTGGTGACCGACTACCGCGACACCGCCGAGGGCACCATGGACAACACGCGCTTCCAGCAGGTCACCCTGCGCCCGCGAGTGACCGTCACCGACGCGGCGCACACCGAGACGGCCCGCGACCTGCACGCGAAGGCCCACGAGCGCTGCTTCGTCGCCAACTCGATGAACTTCCCGGTCGGCCACGAGCCCACCATCGTCACCGCCTGA
- a CDS encoding zinc ribbon domain-containing protein — protein MNVEPPIQAKLLDLAAVDAELTRIEHRRKVLPEQQEVERLERERSTRKDAAVKVEILIDDLDRDIRKLETEVDGVRKREQRDKGMLESGSVAAKQLSELQHELGSLERRRTVLEDDMLEVMERREAAVADHQHAGATLSRAEEELADAQRRRDEALADLEVAGQRCATDREGLVPEFPAELLTIYDQQRTRNGVGAALLQARRCGACRIELDRGEIARITKTAPEAVVRCPECGAVMVRTKQSGL, from the coding sequence TTGAATGTCGAACCACCGATCCAGGCCAAGCTGCTCGATCTTGCCGCCGTCGACGCCGAGCTGACGCGGATCGAGCATCGCCGCAAGGTGCTGCCCGAGCAGCAGGAGGTCGAGCGGCTGGAGCGGGAGCGTTCCACGCGCAAGGATGCCGCGGTCAAGGTCGAGATCCTGATCGACGACCTGGACCGGGACATCCGCAAGCTGGAGACCGAGGTCGACGGCGTCCGCAAACGCGAACAGCGCGACAAGGGCATGCTGGAGAGCGGCAGCGTCGCGGCCAAGCAGCTGTCCGAGTTGCAGCACGAACTGGGCAGCCTGGAGCGGCGCCGCACGGTGCTCGAGGACGACATGCTCGAGGTGATGGAGCGCCGCGAGGCCGCCGTCGCCGACCATCAGCACGCCGGGGCCACTCTGTCCCGCGCGGAGGAGGAGCTCGCCGACGCCCAGCGCCGCCGGGACGAGGCACTCGCCGATCTCGAGGTCGCCGGGCAGCGCTGCGCCACCGACCGGGAGGGGCTGGTCCCCGAGTTCCCCGCCGAACTCCTGACGATCTACGACCAGCAGCGCACCCGCAACGGGGTGGGCGCCGCGCTGCTGCAGGCCCGCCGCTGCGGCGCCTGCCGGATCGAGCTCGACCGCGGCGAGATCGCCCGCATCACCAAGACCGCCCCGGAAGCCGTCGTCCGCTGCCCCGAATGCGGTGCGGTGATGGTGCGCACCAAACAGTCCGGGCTATGA
- a CDS encoding bifunctional RNase H/acid phosphatase, with protein sequence MTKAIVEADGGSRGNPGPAGFGAVVWDADRAEVLAERKEAIGVATNNVAEYRGLIAGLAAAAELGVREVDVRMDSKLVVEQMSGRWKVKHAGMIPLAERARQLVAGFDRVSFEWIPRERNSHADRLANEAMDDASVIAEVRDAGQAGPRDAGSGPASNPGGGRPAAHESAAGAERSLPSWIDEVAGAKSGHAADPAGSAAAPGWTGARGRPTRLLLLRHGQTELSVQRRYSGRGNPPLTELGREQAARAAKHLAAKGDIAEVVTSPLGRARETAEAAAQALGAPVRVLDGLTETDFGDWEGLTFVEAAQQDPERHARWLGDPSLPAPGGESFDQVRERVEAVRRDLVALYPERNVVVVSHVTPIKTLLQLALGVGPSLLYRLHLDLASLSVAEFYPDGGASVRLVNDTSYL encoded by the coding sequence GTGACGAAGGCGATCGTGGAGGCCGACGGCGGATCGCGGGGTAATCCCGGACCGGCCGGATTCGGCGCGGTGGTGTGGGACGCCGACCGGGCCGAGGTGCTGGCCGAGCGCAAGGAGGCGATCGGCGTCGCCACCAACAATGTCGCCGAATATCGTGGTCTGATAGCGGGTTTGGCCGCGGCGGCCGAGCTCGGCGTGCGCGAGGTGGACGTCCGGATGGACTCCAAGCTGGTGGTCGAGCAGATGTCGGGTCGCTGGAAGGTCAAGCACGCCGGCATGATTCCGCTCGCCGAACGCGCCCGGCAGCTGGTCGCTGGATTCGACCGGGTGAGTTTCGAATGGATTCCGCGCGAACGGAATTCGCATGCCGACCGGCTGGCCAACGAGGCGATGGACGATGCGAGCGTGATCGCCGAGGTGCGCGACGCGGGGCAGGCCGGGCCGCGGGACGCCGGATCGGGGCCGGCGTCGAATCCCGGCGGCGGCCGGCCGGCGGCCCACGAGTCGGCGGCCGGAGCCGAGCGTTCCCTGCCCAGCTGGATCGATGAGGTCGCGGGGGCGAAGTCCGGCCACGCCGCCGACCCCGCCGGATCGGCCGCCGCCCCCGGCTGGACCGGCGCCCGCGGCCGCCCCACGCGACTGCTCCTGCTCCGGCACGGCCAGACGGAATTGTCCGTGCAGCGGCGCTATTCGGGCCGCGGCAACCCGCCGCTGACCGAACTCGGCCGCGAACAGGCCGCCCGGGCCGCGAAACATCTTGCGGCCAAGGGTGATATCGCCGAGGTGGTCACCTCCCCGCTGGGCCGGGCCAGGGAGACGGCGGAGGCCGCCGCGCAGGCCCTCGGCGCGCCGGTGCGGGTGCTGGACGGGCTGACCGAGACCGACTTCGGCGACTGGGAGGGGCTCACGTTCGTCGAAGCGGCACAACAGGATCCGGAACGGCACGCGCGATGGCTGGGCGATCCGTCCCTGCCCGCCCCCGGCGGAGAGAGCTTCGACCAGGTGCGTGAGCGGGTGGAGGCGGTCCGGCGCGATCTGGTGGCGCTGTACCCCGAGCGGAACGTCGTGGTCGTCAGCCACGTGACGCCGATCAAGACCCTGCTGCAACTGGCGCTGGGCGTCGGCCCGTCGCTGCTGTACCGCCTGCACCTGGACTTGGCGTCGCTGTCGGTCGCCGAGTTCTATCCCGACGGCGGCGCCTCGGTTCGACTGGTCAACGACACGTCGTACCTGTAG